GTCATGACGATAAACAGAGCGCTTCCAATTGCTCCAGCGAGAAGTAAGCCAGACTACGGGCCACTAACTGCGCCCCAGCAAAATTCTTGCCGAACGTATAATCGTTATACATCACCGCGCAAGGAATTCCGGCCCGTTTGGCCGCCTCAAATCCCTCTTCAGAATCCTCAATAACTAGCGTTTCTGCCAGTGATGTGCCCATCTCGGCCAGACAACGCCGGTATAAAGGCGACTCAGGCGCCGTTTTGGGTCCGCTTTCTTTGCCCAAAATGGGATTCAAACGGCCGTAAATATCCGGTAAATGGCGGGACAGAAGGGCATTGACTTGCGCCTCATAAGACATGGAAACGACGGCTAGCCGAACCCCACGTTCCAGCGCCTGCCTCATAATATCTACCACGCCATCCCGCAAGGGCAAATCAGGCAAATACTTTTCGATGTAGAATTTCTTCTTGAGGGTGATGAGCTGGTCTACAATCCCATCCAACTGCTTGTCAGATAGATTGGGGTCCCACGCCTGAAGCGACTTGCGCATCCTTAAAGCATTACCGGCAATAGGCTGCATGGCTTTAAATTCTTCCCACGACCATTTGATAGGATAACCAAGCGTGGCAAAAGCCTCATTGCAGGCTGGTAAATGTCCACGATGCTCTGTGTTGGCAATGGTGCCATCCACATCAAAAATCAGAGCCTTTAATTTCATTGAGTTACTCTTTTTCAGTCAGGCGCTTTTTGTTGCTTAGAATTTTGTGACGGCTGCTCCCGTTTTTGTGCCATGTGTGATGCGTCACCCGAATAAAGATGAAAGGCAGCGCATCACGTCAATCCCCCTAATTTTAGCCTACAGTGCTATTTTGAAGCAATTCGATTTGCCGCATAATTTGCGACGCCTCCGTAGCCCGATGACGATTTGTTTGCAGCAAAACCAACTTCCGACCATTTAAAACACTTTTGCCGTAGAGATGAAAGTCTTCCTCGCTGCTGCTGAGGCCAATGACAAACCCCAAGAGAATGCCAAACAAAGCCCCCATGAGCATGCCGATCAAGGTAATAAGCGCCCAGGTTCCCGCAATCGTCGTAGCGCCAATGGGCTGCAAGCCAACTATCAGAAACAAGCCTGCGCCGCTGGCTGTACCGAGCAGGCTGCCCCAAATCGCCCCGCCCACTGCGCCCGAAATCATGGTTTCGTCGAGCGATTTGGATTGGCCGGCCTGCAGGTCAACAATATGTTGAAAGTCCACGGCTTCTATCGAATTTTCTGAAAAACCTGCTTCCACCAATGCCAGAGAGGCTTTGGTAGCGTCCTGGTCGCTGTCGAACAACCGTACCACAAGACGTTCGTCGGGCCGCCCGCACAACCGTTCAATCTGTTCATTGGCAGCCTGAATGGCCTCCAATTGATTTTGAATGAGCGCCGCTGCCTTATCGGGAAGCTGTTTTGTTAAAGCATGTTTATATGCTGCAAGAACGGTTTTCTCGCCAACAAGCGCTTCTTTCAAAACCATATTCTCGACGTTTTGCGGCCCGATGATTAATGCAGCGACGATATCAATGCGGCCGCGATGGATGATGCCGCGAATGTTTCGTTTTTCATTCACTTCTCCACCAGTTTGTTCGATGATGGCTTTTAAGTCCAATGCAAATTGGCGGCGCTGTTGGGCATATGTTTTGAGTAAGACTTTGAGGCCACGGTTATCAACATTCTTGGCAACAGTTTTAAAACCCCGTTCCCCAGCCCGGCACAATTTGTACAAATTATTCAACGTTTTTACTGCTTGCTCATTGGACATGTCCCATCTCCTCTCATTTTCGATTTCAGAAGTATTTCGGTTTGGGGGGTAATGCTTGTTGTACGTGGCTGTCACATGGATAAACTCAGTGGCATATTACGCTATTGTAATAGTTGTGTTAACATATTGTCAAGCGATGAGACGCCGTGACACAGGAACAATTCAATGTGGCTTTCCGCAAAGCAAGAGCAGATATAAGGGGGTGACGTGTTGGAAGAAAGGGGATGAAATGGGGGAACGGCCGTGTTTAATAGATCTATATCACTGGAGAGTGCACCATACTGGAAATGACATCGTTTAGACACTCTACAATAACCAACCCATTGCCATTTAAGTGCTTATCTACTGCCCGACAATAGGCTGTAAAATATTCAATTTGCCAGTCGCTGGAAATACCATAATTACGAACAAGTTGATGAGTCCAATTTATTTCTGTATTGATAGACTTAATCTCACCCAAACTCAGAGCCGCAATAATCGCTCCAGAAAGGCGCATGTTTGTATCCGAAACATACGCATAGGGAATACCATGCGTCGAAATCTCTTGCCACGCATCCATCTCAATCAAAGGGTAGCGATTAACATAATGAGACAAAGCGCGTTCGTAAACCTTCGGAGTTGGTTCCGGCGCTGGCATTGGCGGATTAAACGTCATAATTTGGCTGATGGTTTGTACCGCATCTTCAAGGTTTTCACCCAAAAAATACCCTGGGATGCGCTGACGCAAAGATGGTGCACGATTCAAGATCAGCCCCCCATAAGCGACACGCACCTCTTTTTTGTGAAGAACCTGAGCAACCTCTAACAGAGAGGCTACCGTGCTTAATTGTTGGGCTGCTAAAACAACCAGGTCTGGTTTAATTAAGTCCACAGTTGCCTCAAGACGAGAAGTAGGGACATTGGCCCCCAAATAAATCACTCGCCAGCCACGATGCCGCAATAACAGAGAGAGCAAAAGAAGGGGAATCGCATGTTCCTCATGAGGCGGTGCAGCTATCATAATACGGCCGATTCGGTTGGGGATTGGAGTGGCCGCCAGAAGAGCGTGCAAGCGCTTCATAGCCAAAGCCGAAGCAAAATGCTCCTGCTGCACAGAAGCTTTGTTTTCGTACCAAAGGTCCCCAATCTGCGCAATACCCTTTTGCAGAATTTCCAGGCAAACCATTTTTACAGGGTACATCGCAAAAGCCTGTGCTAAAACCCTTTCCGCCGCAGTTTCATCAAAATTTAGACAACTGTTAACCCATTCCTGCAGAATGCTATGCAGAGTTCCAGCGTGCTCCGTGTATACCGGCCTCTCTTCGATCTGATAGCTAACCACGATTAACGGGTCTTCCCCTTTGCTCACTAAACTTAACCAAAGCTCTGCTGCTCGACTAATTGTTAACCCTTCTTCTTGCCGAGCCATGAGCCATTTAACCACTTCAATATCACGCTGCGAATAAAGGCGATGCCCACCAGAAGTGCGCCCTGGCTGCGGTAGCCCATAACGCCGTTCCCACGCGCGCAAAGTGTGCGGCTTAATGCCCGTCTCTTGAATCACAACTTTAAGATTAAAAGCTGGAGAACTATCTGAAATGTTCATGAAAACACTTTGTTATTTTTGCGAAGACCAGATACTTTGAAGGTAACAGAAGTCTTTATAGTTAAAGAAGAGCGTTATAAAACTTGGGGAGAAAGCTACAAACCCCCTAACTCTTATTTTAACATAATTCTAGCGCAAAAGGGTGGAATAACTATACAATTCCTAAGAAGTTGCTGGCTGAAAGAATCATTTGTATATCCGTCCAAAGTGTTCCCGCTGTCAAGTTTGCGAAAATTTCTACAATATCTAACAATTTGTTGACAAAGGTGCTTTGTAATGTTATATTTAGTATACATTAATACAACGTTAATGTTTCGCAAATTTGAAAACGGTCTACAAATAGTAACGGTTTTTGGAATTGTCCTCTGGGGGATAGTTGGCCGTAACACTTAACAAAAGAGTTGCTTACTCGAAAGTGTTAGCTAGACAACAAAATAGAAGATTAACAGACAAAGTCTTATGCAACATAGTGAACATTGATAATTTGCAAGAGCGATAAATTTGTTATTTAGATGTTTTGTTGTTTTATCGTTGTAGTTGTTAAATCTTTTTAAGAAAAGGAGATGCCCTAATGGCCCAAGTATCAAGTAATCAGTCCGCAAACGACAAGGTTCCCGAACGTTGGAAGAACTTATTCTCCAATGATGAGTGGTTTGTACACGACATCGTGGTGAAATCTTCCTGGGTGTTTTTGGTCGTTGCCATCATCGCCCACATTTTGATTCTTATGTGGAAACCCTGGCTCGGGTAATCAAAAAATTTTAGTTTAGTGCAGTCAATTAAAAATCAGGAGGTTTTTCATGCAACCAGAACGTCCAGAACGTCCCTTTGAATTCCGTACCAACGTCTTCCTCTACATTTTGTTGGGATTGGCGGTGGCTCTTCTCATCCACTTCATCGTTTTGAGTTCTCCGACCTATAACTGGATTGGCTAGAAAACAGCGTGGCGTAATTTTCGTCACCTGCTCTTTGGAATATTTGTCTGGAAGAGTTGTCCGTCCAGAATAAATGGGGTGGCTCGGTTAGCAATTTAGCAGTGCAGAAATAAATTTGCACAATCAGCTTGGTCTCCTACGTTACAAAACAATTCAATAAGGTACTTGATGGAGGTCATAAGGTTGCTTCTTCTTTTGGATAGCATAATTTTGCAGAAGAAGGATGTAAGCAACTTTGTGACCTTCTGTAAATTTAGCCTTAGAACACAATTTTGTTTACGTTAATCGTCTTGGCATCAACACTGAGCAAAGCTACGGAGTCGGACTCCCCAGGTTTGGTTACTCAATTCCATTAAAGGGCGGCTTTGTAGTCCGGTTACAGTTACGAATATGTAAATGATGGGGCTGATGACTCGATCAAGCCCTTTGTTTTTATCTCATGTATGGAAAGTGAGGCAACCCGTGGTAACAAAAATATTAACCGCATCAGTTGTCGGAGAAGAGCCTGAACTTAAAGAAAACCGACCAGCCATTGAGCGGGCCAGAGAAGGTGAAGTGATTCCTTTTTCTGAAATTGAAAAAGCCTTCAAAAAACGGGGTGGGACTATCCTGCACTCCATCTTTGGGGCGGACCCGTTTGATTTCTGGTTTGGACGTTTTTACGTAGGCGCCTTTGGTGTCTTGTCTTTAATAGGTATCTTCTTTGGCGTGACCTTATATCTGTATCAGGCGTGGGTGGTTGAGAGGACCTACAACCTGCTTCGTGCACGAATTGATCCGCCACCTATTAGCGCTGGGTTGCGTTTGTTGAGTCCTGACGAACCTGGCTTTTTCTGGCAAATGATTGTTCTGTCGGCAACCATCGCCTTTCTTGGGTGGTTGCTGCGACAAGTTGATATTTCTCGTAAGCTGGAAATGAGCTATGAAATTCCGATAGCCTATGGCGCGGTGTTCACATCTTGGATCACAATTCAGTGGCTGCGTCCAATTGCTATGGGAGCTTGGGGAAATGGATTTGCCCTCGGCATTACCCATCATCTCGATTGGGTCTCCAATATCGGCTATCAATATTTCAACTTCTTCTACAACCCCTTCCATGCGATTGGTATATCCCTTCTATTTACATCCACCCTCATTTTAGCCATGCATGGTTCCGCTATCCTTAGCGCTGCCAACCGGCCAAATGTGCAGGAAGAAAATGTAGATGGTTTCTGGCGTAATCTTCTGGGTTACAGCATCGGGGAAGTGGGTATCCATCGCCTGGGTTTCTGGGTAGCAATGGCGTCTGTTTTATTCTCCAATCTTTGCATCTTCCTGTCAGGTACGCTTGTTTTGAACTGGGTAGACTTCTGGACGTTCTGGGACAATATTCCAGTTTGGCAAAAAATGACGGGTATGGGCATGATTGTTGGGGCCGGAATTGGAGCCAGCGTGGTCTACCGTGGCCAAAGAAAGCCCCCGGTGGACATGGAAGAATATGAATATGGTGGTACTGGCCTGTTCGGTACAGCTCTGAAAAAACCCATTCAGGTTGATTTCATGCGACGCCTCTTTGGGGTTGGCCAGGTAGGCCCGGTTTACCTGGGTCTTGCTGGCGCTGTTGCTGTTTTTGCCGGATCATTGGCAGCCTTTATTATTTTGGCAGAGTACCTGTATCAGGTGGGCTACAACCCCATTCTGTTTGCGCGGGAATTCTTTGTTTTGACCTTAAGTCCTCCGGCAATGAAATATGGTCTGAGTACAGCTCCCTGGCATGAAGGGGGCGCATGGCTGGCGGCGACTTTCTTGCTAACGGTGTCCATTCTGGCCTGGTGGGCGCGGGTATTTTTCCGGGCACGGAAAGCTGGCCTGGGTACCCATTTGGCCCAAGGGTTTACGGCCGCTATTTTCTTCTATCTGGTAGCTTACCTGGTACGTCCCTGGTTCATTGGCAATTGGGCGCAGGCTCCCGGTCATGGATTTAAGGCGATTCTGGACTGGACCAACAACGTCAGCATCTTGTATGGCAACTTCTACTACAACCCATTCCACATGCTCTCAATCTTCTTCCTGCTTGGTTCAACTTTGCTTTTGGCCATGCACGGAGCCACCATCGTAGCTACCTCTCGCTATGGTTCGCATCGTGAAATCGAAGAGATGGTTGCTGAGGGGTCGGGGACGCAACGGGCGCAGCTGTTCTGGCGCTGGACGATGGGTTTCAACGTCAATTCAAAGACGATCCATGACTGGTGTTGGTGGTTTGCCGCCCTTACCTTGATTACGGGTGGGATTGGTTTACTCCTCTCTGGAACTGTCATTCAAGATTGGTTTTTATGGGCACAGAGCATTGGCATTGTTGCCCCCATACCTTAGGTAGTCGTCAGGTTGATCACTTCATACCGATGATACTATCAATTAACTGCCCAAATAGGAGGAGAAAATAATGACTCCTGGAACCCCAAAAAACCGCCAGCCTAATAAAACCTGGGCTGCCGTAGCGGTTGCCGCGGTGGTGCTTATTGTGGTGCTGTTTGTGACTCAATCGCTGGCTTATTTTGTAACCCAGACGGTTGTAGAAACGGCCGCTGCTCAAGAACTACCGCCCAGTGTCTATGTAAACTATTATGCCGATGGTTCGTATATTAGTGGTGAGTCCAATGCCGCTATAGCGGCCTACATTGCTCAATATCCGGAACCACAAAATGTGAAAGTTTTGACGGGGATGAATACCACCCAAATCTGGACTTTCATGACGTCTTATGTAGCTGGTGGTATGCAGGTTGACTGTACTTACTGCCACAACATCAACAATTTTGCCGCCGAAGGCGCGGAAATTGGAGATGATGTTGTGGCTACCCGGAAGGCTACGGCCGTTTTGCATCTGCAGATGGTGGCGGATCTCAATCAAAATTGGATTACCCAATTAGCTACCATTGCGGATAAACAGCCATCCGGTGCACAGATTATTTGCGCTACCTGCCACAATGGTGATCCGTTACCAGTTTCCTGGCCAGACGGTTTGCACGCGCTGCCGGACGATTTCCGCCTGCCGTTGAATAACCTGGACAGCTTGCTGCTGGCTGGCTTAAATAATCAGATATCGCTTGATACGGTGCAGTCGAATCAATACGCGATGACCCATATACAGGGCAGCCTGGGTGTTGGTTGTACACATTGCCATAATTCGCGTTACTTCCCAAGCTGGGAACAGCCAGCTAAGTATTACGCCTTGACAATGCTGGAAATGAACCAACATATCCTGAATGAATATTCAGAAACCATGAACAATCAGGAACCTTCTTGTTACTTGTGTCATCAAAATCAGGTGCGTCCACCTGGAGCGGTTACGTCTGCTTCGTCACTCCCCGCAGTTCTTGTTGCTCCATAGGTGGTGTCTTTTCTAGCCTGGCTAGAGAACAGCGTATAGCTTTTTGGAATACGGGTGGGGATCAATCCTGGTGAGAGGTTGAGAACTTTCATCAGGATTGATTCACTTAATTGACCAGATAGTTGATATGGTTTGATCTATGCACACACCTTCAGTAACTACTTCGGCTGCGCAGCCTCAGTTGGAAAAACCACCACTTTTACGCCGCTCACTTGTCCTGATGAAGCCGATCACCTGGTTTGGGCCAATGTGGGCATTTCTCTGTGGTGCGATTGGCAGTGGATATTCCATGTGGTCTTTTCCAGATGTTGGTCGAATTGTGTTGGGAATGCTATTGGCCGGGCCTGTGTTGTGTGGTTTTTCTCAGGTCATTAATGATTACTTTGATCGGGATGTGGACGCGCTTAACGAGCCTAACCGCCTGATTCCATCTGGTCGCGTGTCTACGCAGCAAATTGTTGTGACGGTTGGCTTGCTTTTGTTGATGGGATTGGCGCTGGGGATTTATTTGGGTCAGGCGGTGTCGTTTTGCGTGGCGATTGGCCTGGTCTTAGCGGTTATTTACAGTGCTCCGCCAGCCCGCGCCAAACGCAATGGGTGGATTGGCAACGCGCTCGTTGCCGTTGCTTATGAAGGTTTAGCCTGGCTGGCTGGGCATCTTGCTTTTGCACCGCTTACGTATTCCGCTGTTTTGATTGCGGCTCTGTATTCTTTCGGCGCGCACGGAATTATGAGCATTAACGACTATAAGAGTATTGCGGGTGATATGGCGAGTGGCATTCGCTCTATTCCGGTGCAATTGGGTCCAAAGCGGGCCGCCTGGTTGATTTTGTTGACGATGAACCTGGCGCAATTTGGGGTGATAGCTGCATTTCTTTTCTGGGGGCAGTGGATTATAGCTTTGATTATTTTGGCTATATTTTTAGTCCAATTACCTGTTCAACGCAGTTTCATTCAGCAACCTGTTGAGCAGCACCTCAAGTTTAGTGCTATCGGCGTAAGCTTTTATGTCTGGGGTATGATGGTTGCGGCCATTGGTCTGCGCGGCATTCAGGGGTAGCCTCCAGATAAGCAAATAAGCGAGCAAAGTCCTTGAAACCAATTTTAGTTGTGGGCGCATCTGTAGGTGGGGCAACGGCCGCCAATACGTTGGCGACAGCCGGTCTGCCGGTTATTCTGTTGGAGCGTGATTTGACTTGGGTCAAACCGTGTGGCGGCGCTTTGCCGCCGGTGGCGTTTGATGAATTTGACCTGCCGCAGTCGTTGATTTCGCGCAAAGTACATAAGACGTTGATCCATTCGCCGTCTGAACGAACGGCCGAAATTGAAGTAGCTGGCCTTAAAGAGAGCGCAAAAGATTATGTGGCTATGGCTTGCCGTGAGGATTTGGACCCTTTTTTGCGGCAGCGTGCAGTGGATAATGGCGCCCAGTTGATTGAAGGCCAACTGCTCGATTTAACTGTAACGGCCGTTGGCGTCACCGCCACCTATCGTGACAAGATTAGCCGCACCAAAAAAACATTAGAGGCAGAAGTGGTCATCGGGGC
This DNA window, taken from Candidatus Leptovillus gracilis, encodes the following:
- a CDS encoding HAD hydrolase-like protein, whose product is MKLKALIFDVDGTIANTEHRGHLPACNEAFATLGYPIKWSWEEFKAMQPIAGNALRMRKSLQAWDPNLSDKQLDGIVDQLITLKKKFYIEKYLPDLPLRDGVVDIMRQALERGVRLAVVSMSYEAQVNALLSRHLPDIYGRLNPILGKESGPKTAPESPLYRRCLAEMGTSLAETLVIEDSEEGFEAAKRAGIPCAVMYNDYTFGKNFAGAQLVARSLAYFSLEQLEALCLSS
- a CDS encoding light-harvesting protein, with the protein product MQPERPERPFEFRTNVFLYILLGLAVALLIHFIVLSSPTYNWIG
- a CDS encoding light-harvesting protein — translated: MAQVSSNQSANDKVPERWKNLFSNDEWFVHDIVVKSSWVFLVVAIIAHILILMWKPWLG
- the chlG gene encoding chlorophyll synthase ChlG — encoded protein: MHTPSVTTSAAQPQLEKPPLLRRSLVLMKPITWFGPMWAFLCGAIGSGYSMWSFPDVGRIVLGMLLAGPVLCGFSQVINDYFDRDVDALNEPNRLIPSGRVSTQQIVVTVGLLLLMGLALGIYLGQAVSFCVAIGLVLAVIYSAPPARAKRNGWIGNALVAVAYEGLAWLAGHLAFAPLTYSAVLIAALYSFGAHGIMSINDYKSIAGDMASGIRSIPVQLGPKRAAWLILLTMNLAQFGVIAAFLFWGQWIIALIILAIFLVQLPVQRSFIQQPVEQHLKFSAIGVSFYVWGMMVAAIGLRGIQG
- a CDS encoding photosynthetic reaction center cytochrome c subunit; translation: MTPGTPKNRQPNKTWAAVAVAAVVLIVVLFVTQSLAYFVTQTVVETAAAQELPPSVYVNYYADGSYISGESNAAIAAYIAQYPEPQNVKVLTGMNTTQIWTFMTSYVAGGMQVDCTYCHNINNFAAEGAEIGDDVVATRKATAVLHLQMVADLNQNWITQLATIADKQPSGAQIICATCHNGDPLPVSWPDGLHALPDDFRLPLNNLDSLLLAGLNNQISLDTVQSNQYAMTHIQGSLGVGCTHCHNSRYFPSWEQPAKYYALTMLEMNQHILNEYSETMNNQEPSCYLCHQNQVRPPGAVTSASSLPAVLVAP
- a CDS encoding photosynthetic reaction center subunit M, with the protein product MTRSSPLFLSHVWKVRQPVVTKILTASVVGEEPELKENRPAIERAREGEVIPFSEIEKAFKKRGGTILHSIFGADPFDFWFGRFYVGAFGVLSLIGIFFGVTLYLYQAWVVERTYNLLRARIDPPPISAGLRLLSPDEPGFFWQMIVLSATIAFLGWLLRQVDISRKLEMSYEIPIAYGAVFTSWITIQWLRPIAMGAWGNGFALGITHHLDWVSNIGYQYFNFFYNPFHAIGISLLFTSTLILAMHGSAILSAANRPNVQEENVDGFWRNLLGYSIGEVGIHRLGFWVAMASVLFSNLCIFLSGTLVLNWVDFWTFWDNIPVWQKMTGMGMIVGAGIGASVVYRGQRKPPVDMEEYEYGGTGLFGTALKKPIQVDFMRRLFGVGQVGPVYLGLAGAVAVFAGSLAAFIILAEYLYQVGYNPILFAREFFVLTLSPPAMKYGLSTAPWHEGGAWLAATFLLTVSILAWWARVFFRARKAGLGTHLAQGFTAAIFFYLVAYLVRPWFIGNWAQAPGHGFKAILDWTNNVSILYGNFYYNPFHMLSIFFLLGSTLLLAMHGATIVATSRYGSHREIEEMVAEGSGTQRAQLFWRWTMGFNVNSKTIHDWCWWFAALTLITGGIGLLLSGTVIQDWFLWAQSIGIVAPIP
- a CDS encoding PA2169 family four-helix-bundle protein — its product is MSNEQAVKTLNNLYKLCRAGERGFKTVAKNVDNRGLKVLLKTYAQQRRQFALDLKAIIEQTGGEVNEKRNIRGIIHRGRIDIVAALIIGPQNVENMVLKEALVGEKTVLAAYKHALTKQLPDKAAALIQNQLEAIQAANEQIERLCGRPDERLVVRLFDSDQDATKASLALVEAGFSENSIEAVDFQHIVDLQAGQSKSLDETMISGAVGGAIWGSLLGTASGAGLFLIVGLQPIGATTIAGTWALITLIGMLMGALFGILLGFVIGLSSSEEDFHLYGKSVLNGRKLVLLQTNRHRATEASQIMRQIELLQNSTVG
- a CDS encoding MerR family transcriptional regulator, with translation MNISDSSPAFNLKVVIQETGIKPHTLRAWERRYGLPQPGRTSGGHRLYSQRDIEVVKWLMARQEEGLTISRAAELWLSLVSKGEDPLIVVSYQIEERPVYTEHAGTLHSILQEWVNSCLNFDETAAERVLAQAFAMYPVKMVCLEILQKGIAQIGDLWYENKASVQQEHFASALAMKRLHALLAATPIPNRIGRIMIAAPPHEEHAIPLLLLSLLLRHRGWRVIYLGANVPTSRLEATVDLIKPDLVVLAAQQLSTVASLLEVAQVLHKKEVRVAYGGLILNRAPSLRQRIPGYFLGENLEDAVQTISQIMTFNPPMPAPEPTPKVYERALSHYVNRYPLIEMDAWQEISTHGIPYAYVSDTNMRLSGAIIAALSLGEIKSINTEINWTHQLVRNYGISSDWQIEYFTAYCRAVDKHLNGNGLVIVECLNDVISSMVHSPVI